One genomic window of Polyangium aurulentum includes the following:
- a CDS encoding cation:proton antiporter — MEALTHNPLTLLILQMMVVISLSRLLGAGIRRIGQPMVIAEVTAGILLGPSLLGWLAPNVMTAIFPKTSMSLLSMLSQVGLVLFMFLIGLELDPKLLQNRGRTSIVISQSGIMVPFALGALAASFLRDHLAEPDVPASSFTLFMGIAMSITAFPVLARILTEKRLLKSKAGAMAITCAAVDDVMGWCLLAFVVSVVRSTGMASAVTTTLLAVGYIAAMLFVVRPFLARLAARVSTSGPIDQTTVAVTLLLLLLSSMVTELIGIHALFGAFAFGAAIPKEGGFAQALAEKLEDVVVVLLLPLFFAYSGLRTQIGLLNSPHHWAICALIIVLACAGKFGGSAVAARLTGINWRESTAIGILMNTRGLMELIVLNIGLDLGVISPTLFTMMVIMALFTTFITSPLLARVYPAELFAKELDGSPEATPMPAVGVPAFTTLMCVDDERTGPGMVTLGRALSGEGQGADKLYALHLIKPADRASFHLSQERQSTPDDDRALAPLLERAKALAASVKPLSFVSDKPGADICRVAEAKHADLLLLGWRKPLISQSALSGTVYQVMHRAPADVGVLVDRGLTGIRRVLVPFIGGGHDRAALRLAHRLMHQAGASVTLLHVTTPGKKESSGAKARMEEVFQEPGAEGRVTFKVTEHDVPSEAAIAEAAQGGYDLVVVGAAAEWGLAERMFGLHSERMIRACPISLLVVHERGAAAAPAREPARATAPLEPARQS, encoded by the coding sequence CTGGAAGCGCTCACGCATAACCCGCTGACCCTGCTGATCCTGCAGATGATGGTCGTCATCAGCCTGTCGCGCCTGCTCGGCGCAGGCATCCGGCGGATCGGCCAGCCCATGGTCATCGCAGAGGTCACGGCAGGCATCCTGCTCGGCCCGTCGCTGCTCGGCTGGCTCGCGCCGAACGTGATGACGGCGATCTTCCCGAAGACCTCGATGTCGCTGCTCAGCATGCTGAGCCAGGTCGGCCTCGTGCTCTTCATGTTCCTCATCGGGCTCGAGCTCGACCCGAAGCTGCTCCAGAACCGCGGTCGCACCTCGATCGTCATCAGCCAGTCGGGCATCATGGTCCCCTTCGCGCTCGGCGCGCTCGCGGCGTCGTTCCTGCGCGATCACCTCGCCGAGCCCGACGTCCCGGCCAGCTCGTTCACGCTCTTCATGGGCATCGCGATGAGCATCACGGCCTTCCCGGTGCTCGCGCGCATCCTCACCGAGAAGCGCCTGCTCAAGAGCAAGGCCGGCGCGATGGCCATCACCTGCGCCGCCGTCGACGACGTCATGGGCTGGTGCCTCCTCGCGTTCGTCGTCTCGGTCGTGCGCTCGACCGGCATGGCCAGCGCCGTCACCACCACGCTGCTCGCGGTCGGCTACATCGCGGCGATGCTGTTCGTCGTGCGGCCCTTCCTCGCGCGGCTCGCGGCGCGCGTGAGCACGAGCGGCCCCATCGATCAGACGACCGTCGCGGTCACGCTCCTGCTCCTGCTCCTGTCGAGCATGGTGACCGAGCTCATCGGCATCCACGCGCTCTTCGGCGCCTTCGCGTTCGGCGCGGCGATCCCCAAGGAGGGCGGCTTCGCGCAGGCCCTCGCCGAGAAGCTCGAGGACGTCGTGGTCGTCCTGCTGCTGCCGCTCTTCTTCGCCTACAGCGGCCTGCGCACGCAGATCGGCCTCCTGAACAGCCCGCACCACTGGGCCATCTGCGCGCTCATCATCGTGCTCGCGTGCGCGGGCAAGTTCGGCGGCAGCGCCGTCGCCGCGCGCCTCACGGGCATCAACTGGCGGGAGTCGACCGCGATCGGCATCCTCATGAACACGCGCGGCCTGATGGAGCTCATCGTGCTCAACATCGGCCTCGATCTCGGCGTCATCTCGCCGACCCTGTTCACGATGATGGTCATCATGGCGCTGTTCACGACCTTCATCACCTCGCCCCTGCTCGCGCGCGTCTACCCGGCCGAGCTGTTCGCGAAGGAGCTCGACGGCTCGCCCGAGGCGACGCCCATGCCCGCGGTCGGCGTGCCTGCCTTCACCACGCTCATGTGCGTCGACGACGAGCGCACGGGCCCTGGCATGGTCACGCTCGGTCGCGCGCTCTCGGGCGAGGGACAGGGCGCCGACAAGCTCTACGCCCTTCACCTCATCAAGCCCGCCGATCGCGCCTCGTTCCACCTGAGCCAGGAGCGCCAGTCGACGCCGGACGACGATCGGGCGCTCGCGCCGCTGCTCGAGCGGGCGAAGGCGCTCGCCGCCTCCGTCAAGCCGCTGAGCTTCGTGTCGGACAAGCCCGGGGCCGACATCTGCCGCGTCGCGGAGGCCAAGCACGCCGACTTGCTCCTGCTCGGCTGGCGCAAGCCGCTCATCAGCCAGTCGGCCCTTTCAGGCACGGTCTACCAGGTGATGCACCGCGCGCCCGCCGACGTGGGCGTGCTCGTCGACCGCGGCCTCACCGGCATCCGCCGCGTGCTCGTCCCCTTCATCGGCGGCGGGCACGACCGCGCCGCGCTGCGCCTCGCGCACAGGCTCATGCACCAGGCGGGCGCCTCGGTGACCCTGCTGCACGTGACCACGCCCGGGAAGAAGGAGAGCTCGGGCGCGAAGGCGCGCATGGAGGAGGTCTTCCAGGAGCCCGGGGCCGAGGGGCGCGTGACCTTCAAGGTCACCGAGCACGACGTGCCCTCCGAGGCCGCGATCGCCGAGGCTGCGCAGGGCGGCTACGACCTCGTCGTCGTCGGCGCGGCGGCCGAGTGGGGCCTCGCCGAGCGCATGTTCGGCCTGCACTCCGAGCGCATGATCCGCGCCTGCCCGATCTCGCTGCTCGTCGTCCACGAGCGCGGCGCCGCCGCCGCGCCCGCCCGCGAGCCGGCGCGCGCCACGGCGCCCCTGGAGCCGGCTCGGCAGTCCTGA
- a CDS encoding PTS sugar transporter subunit IIA, translated as MHLGATIRLLRVDAGLSLRDLAHRIGVSSAYLSRVEHGHDAVPTTDRLEAIAEALGVPPNLLVGASHKVGHALEGYVEEVPSAGMLFLEIARRRLGPSEIARLRSFVEREFPPAELRDAPPSLARLLNADRVILRLSCPGIEDALEIASGSLARPREGMSARQVAEEILRRERAASTAVGSGVMVPHAFFPGAEPSAALVTLAKPIPAAAHDGEPVRLLVVLLGSGHDRAHLALLAHVARLSSHGLAEQLANVTSPAEALALVATIEESG; from the coding sequence ATGCATCTCGGAGCGACCATCCGCCTCTTGCGCGTCGACGCGGGCCTGAGCCTGCGCGATCTCGCGCACCGCATCGGCGTTTCGAGCGCGTACCTGAGCCGCGTCGAGCACGGGCACGACGCGGTCCCGACGACCGATCGCCTGGAGGCCATCGCCGAGGCCCTGGGCGTGCCGCCGAACCTGCTCGTCGGGGCCTCGCACAAGGTCGGCCACGCGCTCGAGGGCTACGTCGAGGAGGTGCCGAGCGCGGGCATGCTCTTTCTGGAGATCGCGCGGCGCAGGCTCGGGCCGTCCGAGATCGCGCGGCTGCGTTCGTTCGTCGAGCGCGAGTTTCCGCCGGCCGAGCTGCGCGACGCGCCCCCCTCCCTCGCGCGCCTGCTCAACGCAGACCGCGTGATCCTGCGCCTGTCGTGCCCCGGGATCGAGGATGCGCTCGAGATCGCGTCGGGCAGCCTCGCGCGGCCGCGCGAGGGGATGTCGGCGAGGCAGGTGGCGGAGGAGATCCTGCGGCGGGAGCGCGCGGCGTCGACGGCGGTGGGCAGCGGGGTGATGGTGCCGCACGCGTTCTTCCCGGGGGCCGAGCCCTCGGCGGCGCTGGTGACCTTGGCGAAGCCGATCCCGGCGGCGGCCCACGACGGCGAGCCCGTGCGGCTGCTCGTGGTGCTCCTCGGGAGCGGGCACGATCGGGCCCACCTCGCGCTGCTCGCGCACGTGGCGCGGCTGTCGAGCCACGGGCTCGCCGAGCAGCTCGCGAACGTGACGAGCCCGGCGGAGGCGCTCGCGCTGGTCGCGACGATCGAGGAGAGCGGCTAG
- a CDS encoding M20 family metallopeptidase, with protein sequence MDPSALLAELIRHRTDNPGGDEVALCRYLERALRDRGADEVTVVEVPRSERDGAKGGYVFARWGEPRTLINTHIDTVPANSGWTVDPWAGIVTDDRVVGLGAADTKGAIASALVALETNKPRDLGVLFSGDEERTGTCVRHFLETAPAGTIQRAIVCEPTNRTVGVRHRGVVAVEAEVLGRGGHSSGADHMPRPIVTMARLAVELDAMGARWIDRGPEEMKGLCMNVAAIEGGVAFNVVPNRASLTFSVRPPPGFDAQGFEAELRESARRAGEDVRTRTVLELAPFATRDVDPFRALLGDHPRAEATLPFWTEAAALSRAGIDAVVIGPGDILQAHAPDEFVTKSDLAWAVELFAHVIRQARER encoded by the coding sequence GTGGACCCGTCAGCCCTGCTCGCCGAGCTCATTCGTCATCGCACCGACAACCCCGGCGGCGACGAGGTCGCCCTCTGCCGCTACCTCGAGCGCGCGCTGCGCGACCGCGGGGCAGACGAGGTCACGGTCGTGGAAGTGCCGCGCAGCGAGCGCGACGGCGCCAAGGGCGGCTACGTGTTCGCGCGCTGGGGCGAGCCGCGCACGCTGATCAACACGCACATCGACACGGTGCCCGCCAACAGCGGATGGACCGTCGATCCGTGGGCGGGCATCGTGACGGACGACCGCGTGGTGGGCCTCGGCGCCGCCGACACGAAGGGCGCCATCGCCTCCGCGCTCGTGGCGCTCGAGACGAACAAACCGCGCGATCTCGGCGTCCTGTTCTCGGGCGACGAGGAGCGCACCGGCACGTGCGTGCGCCACTTCCTCGAGACCGCCCCGGCGGGGACGATCCAGCGCGCGATCGTTTGTGAACCAACGAATCGCACAGTGGGCGTGCGCCACCGGGGCGTCGTCGCGGTGGAGGCCGAGGTCCTGGGGCGCGGCGGACACTCGTCCGGCGCCGATCACATGCCGCGCCCGATCGTGACCATGGCGCGCCTGGCGGTGGAGCTCGACGCGATGGGCGCGCGCTGGATCGACCGCGGCCCCGAGGAGATGAAGGGCCTGTGCATGAACGTGGCCGCCATCGAGGGCGGCGTCGCGTTCAACGTGGTCCCGAACAGGGCCTCGCTCACGTTCTCGGTGCGGCCCCCGCCGGGCTTCGACGCCCAGGGCTTCGAGGCCGAGCTACGCGAGAGCGCGCGCCGCGCAGGCGAGGACGTTCGCACGCGGACCGTGCTCGAGCTCGCTCCCTTCGCCACGCGCGACGTCGACCCCTTCCGCGCGCTGCTCGGCGATCACCCCCGCGCCGAGGCCACGCTGCCCTTCTGGACCGAGGCCGCAGCGCTGTCGCGCGCAGGGATCGACGCCGTGGTCATCGGCCCCGGCGACATCTTGCAGGCGCACGCGCCGGATGAATTCGTGACGAAGAGCGATCTCGCGTGGGCCGTGGAGCTGTTCGCTCACGTCATTCGACAGGCGCGCGAGCGCTGA
- a CDS encoding GntP family permease, with translation MDILTTLLALCFLMFVAYRGFSVILFAPVAALFAVVCVNPALVPPFFSGIYMEKLAGFLKPYFPVFLLGAIFGKLIEISGFARAITERVTGVIGNKNAMLAVVVVCALLTYGGVSLFVAAFAVYPFALELFKAANIPKRLIPGTIALGSFTFTMDALPGSPQIQNIIPTGFFKTNTWAAPWLGLIGALFVFACGMSYLGYRRRQAQARGEGFNPEDAAPAAADDKPAHPLVAFLPLVLVGVVNLVFTRLLPKAYGPTFDFAAAGVKDVAAIDTSKVFAIWAVEGALLVGIGAILVTAFARVRGPFSKAASIAVAGALLAAFNTASEYGFGGVIAALPGFRAISGAMTQAIGNPLLNAAISTTTLAGITGSASGGMSIALAAMGQRYLEQAAQMGIPAEVLHRVTAMASGGMDTLPHNGAVITLLAVTGLTHRQSYGDIFAMTLIKTAAVFVVIAFYYTFRIY, from the coding sequence GTGGACATCCTGACGACCCTCTTGGCCCTGTGTTTCCTGATGTTCGTGGCGTACCGCGGCTTCAGCGTGATTCTCTTCGCGCCCGTCGCCGCCCTGTTCGCCGTGGTGTGCGTGAACCCGGCCCTCGTGCCGCCTTTCTTCTCCGGCATCTACATGGAGAAGCTCGCCGGGTTTCTCAAGCCCTACTTCCCCGTTTTTCTCCTCGGCGCGATCTTCGGCAAGCTCATCGAGATCTCGGGCTTCGCGCGGGCCATCACCGAGCGGGTCACGGGCGTCATCGGCAACAAGAATGCAATGCTCGCCGTGGTCGTCGTCTGCGCCCTGCTCACCTACGGCGGCGTCTCGCTCTTCGTCGCGGCCTTCGCGGTCTATCCCTTCGCCCTCGAGCTGTTCAAGGCCGCAAACATCCCGAAGCGCCTCATCCCCGGCACCATTGCCCTGGGCTCCTTCACCTTCACGATGGATGCCCTGCCCGGCTCTCCGCAGATCCAGAACATCATCCCCACCGGGTTTTTCAAGACGAATACCTGGGCCGCCCCCTGGCTCGGCCTGATTGGCGCGCTCTTCGTCTTCGCCTGCGGCATGAGCTATCTCGGCTATCGCCGCCGGCAGGCGCAGGCGCGCGGCGAGGGGTTCAATCCCGAGGACGCGGCGCCCGCGGCGGCGGACGACAAGCCCGCGCACCCGCTCGTGGCGTTCCTGCCGCTCGTGCTCGTCGGCGTGGTCAACCTGGTCTTCACGCGCCTCTTGCCGAAGGCCTATGGCCCGACCTTCGATTTCGCCGCGGCGGGCGTCAAGGACGTCGCCGCGATCGACACCTCCAAGGTCTTCGCGATCTGGGCCGTCGAGGGCGCCCTGCTCGTCGGCATCGGGGCGATCCTCGTGACCGCGTTCGCCCGCGTTCGCGGCCCCTTCTCCAAGGCGGCCAGCATCGCCGTCGCCGGCGCGCTGCTCGCGGCATTCAATACCGCGTCCGAATACGGCTTCGGCGGCGTCATCGCCGCCCTGCCCGGCTTCCGCGCGATCAGCGGGGCCATGACGCAGGCGATCGGCAATCCGCTGCTCAACGCGGCGATCTCCACGACCACCCTCGCCGGCATCACCGGCTCGGCCTCCGGCGGCATGAGCATCGCCCTCGCGGCCATGGGCCAGCGCTACCTCGAGCAGGCCGCTCAAATGGGCATCCCGGCCGAGGTCTTGCACCGGGTCACGGCCATGGCCAGCGGCGGAATGGATACCCTGCCCCATAACGGCGCGGTGATCACGCTGCTCGCCGTCACCGGCCTGACCCACCGCCAGTCTTATGGCGACATCTTCGCCATGACCCTCATCAAGACCGCGGCGGTCTTCGTCGTGATCGCCTTCTACTACACCTTCCGCATCTACTGA
- a CDS encoding acyl CoA:acetate/3-ketoacid CoA transferase, with product MAMKNKVVSADEAVALIRDGDTLANAGFVGNGTPDELLAALERRFLVTGGPRDLTLLFAAGQGDGKARGLNRLGHEGLLRRVVGGHWGLVPKIARLALQDQIEAYNLPQGCISQLYREIAGKRPGVLSKVGLHTFVDPRQTGGKINKRTVEELVQLIELNGEEWLLYKSFPIQVAFLRGTTADPEGNITMERESLVLDGLSMAMAAKNSGGFVIAQVERVAASGTLHPRQVQIPGILVDCVVVSSPQNHMQTYATSYSPAFAAELRVPADAVPSMPLDARKVIARRACFELSAGAVVNLGIGMPEGVASVAHEERVLELLTLTTEPGVIGGVPASGLDFGAAVNTHALIQQNQQFDFYDGGGLDMAFLGMAQCDRQGNVNVSRFGSRLAGAGGFINISQNARKVVFLGTFTNDGLEVATGNGVLRILSEGRLRKFLEQVEQVTFSGRYAAERGQEVLFVTERCVLRLTPDGLLLSEVAPGVDVEDDILPHMAFRPLLPPGGPALMDERIFQPGAMNLRGEFLHLSMEERIHFDEETGTLFLNFAGMRVRSRRDIEVVRQHVERRCKAIGRKVDTIVNYDSFEIADEFADAYAEMAQYMTDNYYRNVSRYTTSVFLRMKLGGALTRRGGSPHLFETLEDASRFLEEKPKNA from the coding sequence ATGGCGATGAAGAACAAGGTCGTATCTGCGGACGAGGCCGTGGCCCTGATCCGTGACGGGGACACGCTGGCCAACGCGGGGTTTGTCGGCAATGGCACGCCGGACGAGCTGCTCGCCGCCCTCGAGCGGCGCTTCCTCGTGACGGGCGGGCCGCGGGATCTCACCCTGCTCTTCGCCGCGGGCCAGGGCGACGGCAAGGCGCGCGGCTTGAACCGCCTCGGGCACGAGGGCCTCTTGCGCCGCGTCGTGGGCGGTCATTGGGGCCTCGTGCCCAAGATCGCCCGCCTGGCGCTGCAAGATCAGATCGAGGCCTACAACCTCCCGCAAGGGTGTATTTCCCAGCTCTATCGCGAGATCGCGGGCAAGAGGCCTGGCGTCCTCTCCAAGGTCGGGCTTCACACCTTCGTGGATCCGCGGCAAACGGGCGGGAAGATCAACAAGCGGACGGTGGAGGAGCTGGTGCAGCTCATCGAGCTCAATGGCGAGGAGTGGCTGCTCTACAAGTCATTCCCGATCCAGGTCGCATTCCTGCGCGGCACCACGGCGGATCCCGAGGGTAACATCACGATGGAGCGGGAGAGCCTCGTGCTCGACGGCCTGTCCATGGCCATGGCGGCGAAGAACAGCGGCGGCTTCGTGATCGCGCAGGTCGAGCGCGTGGCGGCCTCGGGCACGCTGCACCCGCGGCAGGTGCAGATCCCCGGCATCCTGGTCGATTGCGTGGTGGTGTCCTCGCCGCAGAACCACATGCAGACCTACGCGACGAGCTACAGCCCGGCATTCGCGGCGGAGCTGCGCGTGCCGGCGGACGCGGTGCCGAGCATGCCGCTCGACGCGCGCAAGGTCATCGCGCGCCGCGCGTGCTTCGAGCTGTCGGCGGGGGCCGTGGTCAATCTCGGGATCGGCATGCCGGAGGGCGTCGCCTCGGTCGCGCACGAGGAGCGCGTGCTCGAGCTTTTGACCCTGACGACGGAGCCGGGCGTCATCGGCGGGGTGCCGGCGAGCGGCCTCGATTTCGGGGCCGCGGTGAACACGCACGCGCTGATCCAGCAAAACCAGCAATTCGACTTTTACGACGGAGGCGGGCTGGACATGGCGTTCCTGGGCATGGCGCAATGCGACAGGCAGGGAAACGTGAACGTGAGCCGCTTCGGCAGCCGATTGGCGGGCGCGGGGGGCTTCATCAACATCAGCCAGAATGCGCGCAAGGTCGTGTTTCTGGGGACGTTCACCAACGACGGGCTCGAGGTCGCGACGGGCAATGGCGTCCTGCGCATCCTGAGCGAGGGGCGGCTGCGCAAGTTCCTCGAGCAGGTGGAGCAGGTGACCTTCAGCGGGCGTTACGCGGCCGAGCGGGGGCAGGAGGTGCTCTTCGTGACCGAGCGGTGCGTGCTGCGATTGACGCCCGATGGCCTGTTGCTCTCCGAGGTCGCGCCGGGGGTGGACGTCGAGGACGACATCCTGCCGCACATGGCCTTCCGGCCGCTCCTGCCGCCGGGCGGGCCGGCGTTGATGGATGAGCGCATCTTCCAGCCCGGGGCCATGAACCTGCGGGGCGAGTTCCTGCACCTCTCCATGGAGGAGCGCATTCACTTCGACGAGGAGACCGGGACGCTCTTTCTGAATTTCGCCGGCATGCGGGTGCGCAGCCGCCGGGACATCGAGGTGGTGCGGCAGCACGTGGAGCGGCGCTGCAAGGCCATTGGGCGCAAGGTCGACACGATCGTCAACTACGACTCGTTCGAGATCGCCGACGAATTCGCGGACGCCTACGCCGAGATGGCCCAGTACATGACCGACAACTATTACAGGAACGTCTCGCGCTACACGACGAGCGTGTTTCTGCGCATGAAGCTCGGGGGCGCGCTGACCCGGCGCGGCGGCTCGCCGCACCTCTTCGAGACGCTGGAGGATGCGAGCAGGTTCCTGGAAGAGAAACCCAAAAATGCCTAG
- a CDS encoding DJ-1 family glyoxalase III — translation MSRNDLRALVLLAEGAEEMEATIAVDVLRRAKIEVVLAGVAGAEPVRCSRGVRIVPDVALSDAAGPFDVVVLPGGKGGADRLAASQAVGELLRAQVAAGRLVAAICAAPIALAAHGVLAGLRMTCHPSVNDTVAAHGRLTHAPVVEDGLLVTSQGPGTAFVFALAIVARLCDADVAAKVRAPMMLP, via the coding sequence ATGAGCCGCAACGACCTTCGTGCGCTCGTGCTCCTCGCCGAGGGAGCCGAGGAGATGGAAGCCACCATCGCCGTCGACGTGCTGCGCCGCGCCAAGATCGAGGTCGTCCTCGCGGGCGTGGCGGGCGCGGAGCCCGTCCGGTGCAGCCGCGGCGTGCGCATCGTGCCCGACGTCGCGCTCTCGGACGCCGCCGGCCCCTTCGACGTCGTGGTGCTCCCTGGCGGCAAGGGCGGCGCGGACAGGCTGGCCGCGTCGCAGGCCGTGGGCGAGCTGCTGCGGGCCCAGGTCGCCGCGGGGCGACTCGTCGCGGCCATCTGTGCGGCTCCGATCGCGCTCGCGGCGCACGGCGTGCTCGCGGGGCTCCGCATGACCTGCCATCCCTCGGTGAACGACACGGTCGCCGCGCATGGCAGGCTCACGCATGCGCCCGTCGTCGAGGACGGCCTCCTCGTGACGAGCCAGGGCCCGGGCACGGCGTTCGTCTTTGCGCTGGCGATCGTCGCGCGGCTTTGTGACGCGGACGTCGCGGCGAAGGTCAGGGCGCCGATGATGTTGCCCTGA
- a CDS encoding ATP-binding protein, which produces MRTAETSRDSAPFPRPVSGFVGREAELSRVRALLPRETLFLIYGVAGIGKSELVYKIVEEARALPALRRASTVALAARGGLGGEHLVASLRMRLGAAAPEPHTGLGDDLEAVARALEARPALVFIDDAHNLDAEGAGDVLGYLARHVSRSRIFVASRLELLLPADTPPPVICRLQPLSRDATAELAASLSHTLGESPPDPAEVFARSGGSPLYVLREVSKLRYATRRGDDALAAALRELPPSLRQTLLLSCLLSGRFSLTALQDVEAAWELSRRFLIDIDRGMIIVHDLIGQALRRDAPPEELAAARREAASLLLRRAEAAPRDRVALVAQDVIEAIGHLAAAGEPALAWEAVERWHRTLVHGAWDRVALEILPALHAALPEQHAAVGLPDGEQAEDLLARLAMLELVCRCACDEVDTAAALLKRIGGRVNAKVAALYHGLLHHARGELPEARAALDGAYRHFSAHGDLLPAAVASHYLALTLLGLGDVEEAQAAASRAARHVSDGRLGSLDAHVAVLEARVHLQALRLGEAGEALSSLLGKPAGATYPWAETQAQALGALLCGLHGEAKAALAALDRAAEHALADGTMACRRELDLAAAEVLLLSGDAAGACARAAAAQAYYEARGRRHLEAQAALLRAAALVVLAAEPGDAAEALGEAEAHLSVAQALGERHGYALAWAPPVAAALWRRRGDERRARAELSEAFRLLGAAGARGRPPQDLESHLLRRAAAALELPGAEDAGGGPCPPGPAALVRALGLSPREQAVVTRWRGPAPEAEGRGAVEYDLVVDLQRNVIRSPGREQQVTGRPLLCALLAHLLPDDGVYSAERLFYEVWGGREYHPLRHRNTIYVAITRLRRALAELLPGREVVETTPLGWRLVADISLCVIQKDEQRPRPAAPAA; this is translated from the coding sequence ATGCGCACCGCGGAGACGTCGCGCGACTCGGCTCCCTTCCCTCGCCCGGTCAGCGGCTTCGTCGGCCGGGAGGCGGAGCTTTCGCGGGTGCGCGCCCTCTTGCCGCGCGAGACGCTGTTCCTGATCTACGGCGTCGCCGGCATCGGAAAGAGCGAGCTCGTCTACAAGATCGTCGAGGAGGCGCGCGCGCTTCCGGCGCTCCGCCGCGCCTCGACCGTCGCGCTCGCCGCCCGCGGGGGCCTCGGTGGCGAGCACCTCGTCGCGAGCCTGCGCATGCGCCTCGGCGCCGCGGCCCCCGAGCCCCACACGGGGCTTGGCGATGACCTCGAGGCCGTGGCGCGAGCCCTGGAGGCCCGCCCTGCGCTGGTCTTCATCGACGACGCCCACAACCTCGACGCCGAGGGCGCGGGCGACGTGCTCGGGTATCTGGCGCGGCACGTCTCTCGCAGCCGGATCTTCGTGGCCTCGCGCCTCGAGCTGCTGCTGCCCGCGGACACGCCGCCGCCGGTGATCTGTCGCCTGCAGCCGCTCAGCCGCGACGCGACCGCGGAGCTCGCGGCGAGCCTCAGCCACACGCTGGGCGAGAGCCCGCCCGATCCTGCCGAGGTCTTCGCCCGCTCCGGCGGCAGCCCCCTGTACGTGCTGCGCGAGGTGTCGAAGCTGCGCTACGCCACGCGCCGCGGCGACGACGCGCTGGCCGCCGCGCTGCGCGAGCTGCCCCCGTCGCTGCGCCAGACGTTGCTCCTGTCGTGCCTTCTGTCCGGCCGATTTTCGCTCACCGCGCTGCAGGACGTCGAGGCTGCGTGGGAGCTGTCGCGGCGCTTCCTCATCGACATCGACCGCGGCATGATCATCGTGCACGACCTCATCGGGCAGGCGCTCCGCCGCGACGCGCCCCCCGAGGAGCTGGCGGCGGCGCGGCGCGAGGCGGCGAGCCTGCTCCTGCGGCGCGCAGAGGCGGCGCCGCGCGATCGGGTGGCGCTCGTCGCGCAGGACGTCATCGAGGCGATCGGACACCTCGCGGCCGCGGGCGAGCCCGCCCTGGCCTGGGAGGCGGTCGAGCGCTGGCATCGAACGCTCGTCCACGGCGCGTGGGATCGCGTCGCGCTCGAGATCTTGCCAGCGCTGCACGCGGCGCTGCCGGAGCAGCACGCGGCGGTGGGGTTGCCCGATGGGGAGCAGGCGGAGGATCTGCTCGCGCGGCTCGCCATGCTGGAGCTCGTCTGCCGCTGTGCATGCGACGAGGTGGACACCGCGGCGGCGCTGCTCAAGCGCATCGGGGGGCGCGTGAACGCGAAGGTGGCGGCGCTCTACCATGGCCTCCTTCATCACGCGCGCGGCGAGCTGCCCGAGGCGCGCGCTGCGCTCGACGGGGCGTACCGGCACTTTTCCGCGCACGGCGACCTCTTGCCGGCGGCCGTGGCAAGTCACTACCTCGCGCTGACGCTTCTCGGGCTGGGCGACGTCGAGGAAGCGCAGGCCGCGGCTTCACGCGCGGCGCGCCACGTGAGCGACGGGCGTCTCGGGAGCCTCGACGCGCACGTGGCGGTGCTCGAGGCGCGCGTGCACCTGCAGGCGCTGCGGCTCGGCGAGGCCGGAGAGGCGCTCTCTTCGCTGCTCGGGAAGCCGGCGGGAGCGACGTACCCCTGGGCCGAGACGCAGGCGCAGGCGCTCGGGGCGCTGCTCTGCGGGTTGCATGGCGAGGCGAAGGCGGCGCTCGCGGCCCTGGATCGGGCGGCGGAGCACGCGCTCGCCGACGGCACGATGGCGTGTCGGCGCGAGCTCGATCTCGCGGCGGCGGAGGTGCTGCTGCTCTCGGGAGACGCGGCCGGGGCGTGTGCCCGGGCCGCGGCGGCGCAGGCGTACTACGAGGCGCGGGGTCGCCGGCATCTCGAGGCGCAGGCGGCGCTCCTGCGGGCGGCGGCGCTGGTGGTGCTCGCGGCGGAGCCCGGGGACGCGGCGGAGGCGCTCGGCGAGGCGGAGGCGCACCTCTCCGTCGCGCAGGCGCTCGGGGAGCGACACGGCTACGCCCTCGCGTGGGCGCCGCCGGTGGCTGCGGCGCTGTGGCGACGGCGCGGCGACGAGCGGCGCGCGCGGGCGGAGCTGTCGGAGGCGTTCCGGCTGCTCGGCGCGGCGGGGGCGCGGGGCCGACCCCCGCAGGACCTCGAGAGTCACCTCTTACGGCGGGCGGCGGCGGCGCTCGAGCTGCCGGGGGCGGAGGACGCGGGCGGGGGGCCGTGTCCGCCGGGGCCCGCCGCGCTCGTGCGGGCGCTCGGGCTGTCGCCGCGCGAGCAGGCCGTCGTGACGCGGTGGAGGGGGCCGGCCCCCGAGGCGGAGGGGCGGGGCGCGGTCGAATACGACCTCGTGGTCGATCTTCAGCGCAACGTGATCCGTTCGCCGGGGCGTGAGCAGCAGGTCACCGGGCGGCCGCTGCTCTGCGCGCTCCTCGCGCACCTGTTGCCGGACGACGGGGTCTACAGCGCCGAGCGCCTTTTTTACGAGGTCTGGGGCGGCCGCGAGTATCACCCCCTGCGGCATCGCAACACGATTTACGTGGCCATCACGAGGCTGCGGCGCGCCCTCGCGGAGCTCTTGCCCGGCCGTGAGGTCGTGGAGACCACGCCCCTCGGCTGGCGGCTCGTCGCCGATATTTCGCTGTGCGTCATCCAGAAGGACGAACAGCGCCCGCGCCCGGCCGCGCCGGCCGCCTGA